Genomic window (Chelmon rostratus isolate fCheRos1 chromosome 15, fCheRos1.pri, whole genome shotgun sequence):
acaatgcaatgcacaatgGAAACGAAGGAGCAGCTCCTGGAAACCAAAAACTactataaatacattttggaaaaacatttaaaccaTTGAAGTCAGTAGATTTCCGTTAAACTAACTGCAAAATACATAGTCTGTCGTATGGATCTGGGACACAGCTTGCATTTTTGACAAAGTTCAGGTACCACTGAGCGGACTGGTCAACACTGAACAGAgggacaaaaacacatcagttttGCTCTGCATGAAACACGAGTTCTTGACACTGAACATTCTGCTTTTAAGCTTATGTAACTGAACACTTAGAGGATCTACGCATTAGATGAAGGATGTTGAAGATGATGCACACAAAGCAAGCAAATGACAACAAGCGATCTTTGCCTGGCAGACGAGGTGTTAGTGTGATGACTGAAACCACTGCTACCTGCTGAGGACAATGTTAAAGCATTGgactaaaaaaaatgtcttcagccTCTTTCTCAAGGACCAGAgactttgactttttaaatccatatttacattttggacTGATAAATATCATCTCTCGCCACGTTTCTGTGAAGATTCTGTACCAGCTATCATGACTGATCTGTTTTCACATCTGAATTTATTTAATAAAGATCTCTTCCAATAATGTGAGCTCCCTCTTATGTGGACGTTAttaacacatgcagaaatagtGCAaccagagatggagagaaaaactgGCCAATTCCTACCACAAGGTGGCAAGATAGTGATATGAAGAAGAAACcatttatttccaaatattTATTCTTGGCTGAAAAGACTTTctacacttgtttttttttccaatggcATACCATTTTTTGTTCAATAGATACAGTTTATACATAGTTTGTACAATAACCAATATTCATAAAAGCAAAATTTTACATTGTGTACATTATGAACAACATACCTGTACATGGACAAAACAGTTGCACCTTGGCCACAGAACTCACTTTTCAGTCTCCACGCTAAGACTCAATCAGTatcttaaaacataaaaacaaagctaattTACACAGGCCTTAAAAAGATCCAATTAAAATACATCTCAACATCTGTTAGAGATGTAGTTTTCTCCAGTTCATTAAGATCGCTGCGGGTGTATCTGACgccaacaacaaaaacatgacggTAAGACAAATGAGGGCCGAACAGTCACTTCACTTTGGCCATATTGCAACCTAAGTTGGCGCCTTGAATTGATAATACAGGCAGAATATTccaaattaacattaaaaagaTACATTATGTAAACTTTGCAATGCCTGTCAGCATCGTTTctgtacagctgcagcaggaagtggacaCGTACTGGTCAGATGTGTTCACTAATCGTCAGGAGGCCATTTGTAACAGCAGGAAGCGGCTCTGCAGGGGAACATCGAGCATAACTCAAGCCTCCCACTAATTCTGAACACCGCAGCCAGCTGCATAGCACGGCGAGTTACATCTGAATACTGTCACAACTTTCGGGATCTAAGCCGAATTCATTAtggtttcattttattgtttctcAGTATCGATTGGCATTAATGAACGCACGTCACCGCAATCAAACAAGCAATAAATGACACTGAACGAGAAAACGTTCCTTCATATTATCCAGAAAATAACACAGCTTTCAACTTTACAATGCAGACATTTAGGCACTTTGTCTTGACAGGATATTTAAAGGTATATTCTTTGAATACAGCACTCAAGAGTTTTCATgatttggaaaagaaaagggaTGAAATTCTGAGTATAAAATTAATTGTCCAGTTTTACTTTCAACCCAAAACACCTGCTCTGTCATTCTTTTACTTCACTAATCAACGATATACGTCTGGAACCTGTGCAATACATTTCTACTTCCCATCAATCCAGTGTTTTACAAAGACCAACTCACCATCTCCCACCCCTCTCTGTTAGGACAATCCTACTTGTGCACTGAGagaatatgtacatttgtttttagcttcATTGTTTGGTGGGTACTGGGGCTTTTTCAACATGAAAACTGCCCATAGCAAGTAGCACAGCCAAATCACAGGGTATACATCATCATTCTGCTAAATGTAGCTCTATATATTCTAATTAAGTTAAATGCAACAACAGAGCCGTCTGTACCACCAGAGTTCACATGATCAAGGTAAAATCACCTGAACTCCGTGATCAAACCTTCATATGAGACAGTCGTGATGTTTTCGGAGGTTTAGCCGCTCTGTCTTCATTACTATAGAAACGTCCTTCATTATCAGAACCAATAGATACCAAACAGCAATCCAAAACATATCTATTAAAGAAAGTGACcttcatcagctgtttttaatgcacatcTATCACAAAGATTTTCATTATGTACTGTAAAAAGTGCTGGGCTTTATTAAGCAATAAtgtatgtaaaaaataatatatataatactgTTTAGAGGGAGGTCACAAGTCTTTGTGCtccatcatgtgacatcacttctTTCTCCTGCATCATATCACATCATTCCTTCAGCCCGCTCTGATTTAATACAACCAAATACTGACCGCTACATTGAACAGCTGCGTCATCACAGTGCGGTTTGGCGTATACCTGGAGCTCCATCCCACAGTCATCTGTGATGACTTGGGCCGGACAGACACTTGTGCTCATATGAGCCTGGAGTTGCGGAGGTACTGGATGAGGACCCTGTAGATGAAGGTGTACTGAGCCAAGGTCTGAACCATCATCATTCTCTGAGCACGAACCTTCAACAGGACTTTTGGGACATCCAGCGTCTGAAAAGAGGCAGACTTTTAGTATGAGAAAGACAGCAACCGAGAAAATGTACACCATGTGGTCTTAGCTCGAAAAAAGCTGAACTACACAggttttagtttttgtttctgcttgCGGGACAGTGAGGAACTCACCTCATTGTGCTCTAGACAGGCTATCATGATCTCAGACAGGATGACCACGCCAGATCGTCCCACTCCAGCACTGCAGTGGACCAGCACAGGTAGGTTGGTGTTCTTTGGatcactgatgctgtttgtgtgtctcctcACAGACTGGATCTCCTCCAGGTAGGCTGGAAGACGAGAACACTCACTTGAGATTTCATTTAAGgcacataatgaatgaatgcagcagttTTAACACTTAAATGTTCTTTTCAGACCTCTAGGAGCTCATTTCACCAGCTGTCCTGTTCCTACAAGACTGATCTAGGGTCATGGCACCATGTGGATTTTTCTTCCAGGTGTATAAGagatcataaaaacatgaccaCAAAAGGATTAAGTGATCCCACTCACTGAGGAAGCCTTTGAAGTCTTCAGGACAGCCGTGGTCAGGCCAGTCTGTATACTGCAGGTGCCAGACAGTCCTTTCCTGGCCCGTCAGGAGGTGTTTGATCTTTAGGCCTGTGGTGGCGTAGCAGCTTGACTCCGTGCGGAACCGCGTCGTGATCTTGAAACGGCCGTACGTCACCGTGTTGTGCCTCGAGCCAAGTCGGGGCCAATAGCGGAAGCTCTTTTCTCTGCCACTCTCCTAGAGGAAGCgaatgacacacaaaaaagggtCAGTCTGGGTTGTGATGAGGAATTTTTAGAAAATGCAGAGTTGTAAATATGAAAACGATGCACCTCTTCAGCAGTAACCATGGCGATGATGGAGACACCCTGTTCCCACACCATCTGCCAGAAGTCCTGACACGTGTTTGGCAGCGGACCCTGCGTGGCAATGTAGCTCCACTCCTGTCCACCTACTATTATCTAATGACACAAGACACAAGTCATCAGTCACAGAATCTCATCAGTGATTCTCCGAAAAGCTGAGAGCTAGATCAGCAGAACACGGAAGTCTATTGTGTCGAAGACAGAGGAGTGAATGTGACTAAGCAGCAGTCATTACCTTCCCACAAACCACCAAACACCCCTGTGCAAGCAGCATGCCTGCTACTCATGAGCAGATATAATGCACAGGAGTATTTGGATGTCTGGTCACCAGGGTTGAATAATAAGATGAATACTTTGTGTACATTGGTGGAATCATGTGCTATTGTCTCACTGAATGTCAATACGGTCATTCAGAATTCTCAACACATCCAGGATTATGCTCTTAATTAGGACATAAAAGCTTCAAGGGGAACTCCACATATTTAGCAAGTACGTTTGCGCATCATGAGGAGTTTTACTCAGCTTGTGTAAACAATTGTACAACTCTGCAAtgttaatgtttcacctcatcagcctcattgatttttataaatatttgctccttctgaatttgatggcagcaacacgtttcaaacaagttgagacaggagcaacagaagactgggaaagttgtggaacgctccaaaaacacctgtttggaacattccacaggtaaacaggttgattggtagcaggtgatagtatcatgattgggtatgaaaggagcatcctggaaaggctcagtcgttcacaagcgaggatggagcgaggttcaacactttgtgaacacatggttgtatGAAGTTACTACATGACCTCAGGAAGACTTTGttaaactgctgtcagtaaacacagttcatttgtaaatATGCTACTATAGTGGAAATGTTATGATAAATCTCTGCACAACTTACTCTGATATGTGATGCATTGATGTatcctgtgttgttttctttggtgGGAACCAGCTCCACTCGGGTACTATCGTAAGGCAGGACGTCTTGGAAGCGGTTTTTGTCTCCGCTCTCTGGCAGCTGGGCGATGGTATATTCCGCTGACGGATGGCGCTTTGGGATACTCTCGTACTCTTTCAATAACTCTCCCCGTTCCATATGCTGCTCTAGAAATTTACACTaacacgcgcacacgcacacacacacacaaagaaggaACCAGTTTATACAACAAACTCCCGTGAACAGGTTTACCTACCGTATTTTCTGCATTATAAGGcacacctaaaagcctttaattttctcaaaaactgaccgtgcgccttataatccgatgcgccttttatatggatcaatattggataattatggctatcgtagtcagggggcgtggccgaagtaacagcagtaaaagtgtaaagggcattccactctctgcgttATCCTTTTACTGGcacgtgcagtcagctgtcaacctgaataataaaatgaatatttcactgaacaatgaaaaaatatgaatatatgctaaataataggcaattaaaatattaatcaaacgtggttaatgtgatttctgctcctgaacctcagcgcacagggtctgcacatcagcgctgtgcgccgtcacctgcatctttacacaggataagctgtcatctgtgagcaaatgaacaaactaaaataaaatacattttaaataaatgctcattaattgTTTTCAGGAgctgcatcagagggatgaaagagccgcatgcggctccggagccgcgggttgccgacccgatctagtggatgcataacgcaaccccagacaccacagtacggtagtttctttctttgcgccctatatatgaaaaaagttttaaaataggccattcattgaaggtgcgcgtTATAATCTGGTgtgccttatagtgcggaaaatcCGGTAATTTTTGACTTAGTCTTTGGCCAATCAGTTTGATTTTATACATACATAATGATGTGGTGAGACGTATAGTATCATTCATCTTATCAGCTGAcgtgtaaatgaatgaatgagaatattttgATTATTAACAAACAGGTGGAAATGAAAAATCCCTGTTGAAAGTGGGTTACAAGACAAATTTGCAGCACTTTTTCCGATTATTATGAGACACTCTGAAACATTAGCAGCTcatttgtgctttaatttcTATTAGTGTACTTTTACTTCCTATTACTGTAGTTTTACTTTCTATTACCGTAGTTTTAATTTCTCTTACTGTAGTTTTACTTTCTATTactgaagaaatattcagaGTTTTGCTTTCCATGACAGGACATAGTTTACTGTAAACTGCTGAATGGTGTTGCAGGATTTTGGACACATGACATAAAATCTGGGTActgaaaatcagattttttcttttaatcaccACTCGTTTAGTTATTTTTGCAACTGACAAAAAACCAAAGTGAGACACAATAGAATCCTAAATTTCATCATGATCACGATGCATCACGATTAACAAGGCTGACCagttcagctgtgtgttaatgtcTGCTGACGCTGACTAAGACTTTCTCCTTCATGTATCCTTCAGAAAGAGGCCTCACCACCCACAACACAACAAGGTTCCTGAATGGCACGTCATTAAcaacacacaggaaacatctATCATAACTCTTAAGTTTCCATTGTCTAAACCAAAcgttacatttgtttttgctttacgAATCAATTTTTCAAGAAGTCAACCACAAACTCTGAAGTGCCCTACCTTCTCGTCATTAGAGGCTCTCTCAGGCTCATCCTTGACCTCGTCGTGCATTGGCTGCCTGGACACTGACAGGCCGTTGAGATGGGCCACCTTCAGAGGGCCCATCTTCTTCACTTCTGACCGAGCTCCTTTCTTCATGCCCTGATAAGACAACAGAGTGGAGACAGAGATAAAGTGAGGATGATTGTGAGTGTGCCTCACTGAGGGAAAGTAAGTACacaggggagaggggagggacaGTGCAGCCTTGCTGGGTGCTTCCTGGGAGAATGTCACCTGTCCGGTTTTCCAGGGTAGTCCAACGACATTCTTTCAATATGTGTCAAAGTGAGACTGTTTGCGTCATTCAAAGCTGCCCACTGAAACTAACACCTGATACTTTGTACACCACACTCACATGATCTTAATAGGAGACATACATGtgttgctgtgaaaaaggcaaAAGCAAACAACCCATTATTTTAGAAAACTGAACAAGACACTGGGGTTGTTTGCCTTTTGGAACTGGTTTCTCTGAAGTATTACAGTGCAGCTACATGCAAATATAAAGCTGGAGTGTGACTGAATGTTGTGATCTTTTAGCCATTAATAAGATGGCTCTAAGCTTAGCAGGAGACTGGGAACAGGACTCACTGGAGGGGGCAAGCCTTGTACTGTTTTCTTCCCGGGAGGCACATCAGACACAGGCCTCTTCTTGAAGTCTTTCTTAGTCTTCTGCTTGGCCTGGCCACTCAGGTCACCCTCGGAGACCGACGGCATGATCCTGGGCTGACGTAAATCTGACAGCAGGTACAGAGGCTCACTCTCCTGGATCAGGGGGTGAACCTTGTAGGCCAAGGAGCTGGTTATAGAGGGGTCCAGGGAGGAGCCTATGGGGTAGGCGGGAGGCGGCTCGATGGGAGTCTGTTGCTGAGGCgtcagagaagagagagatgtcaagctgtgatgctgctgtggcGGCTGGTCAGGAACAATCGCTGCTACCGCATCCTGAGAAAGAGGAGTGTGACGTCCGCTGTCGTCCTcaaactcttcttcttcaccactGCTGTGAACCAGCATGGTGGCATCTGAAAGAGACTTTTTGTGCCCATACTGTACGTCCTCCTTAATGCCACCCCTGTCCTCTGTCTTTGTACGTTCCAAAAACACGTTGAGCTGAGAGCCCTGAGAACGGCCGCCACGCAGGACAGGAGGTGGCGTGGCAGTTTCAGCCGCTGAAGAAGACATGGTCCGCTCTTTGACCCTTATCCCCTCGAGACTGTGCGCTAATCCAGCAATCTCAATGGAGTTACGCTTCTGAGCATGGTATGGGTGTCTTTGCGGGGGTCCACTGAAGAGGGGCTCTGACACTTCTTGTAAAGAGTGGGCAACAGGCAGGCTGTCCTCCTGGAAAGTCTGGACTGAGTGGTGCACACGCCTCGTGATGATGAGGTCGGGGTTACTACTGCTGACATACAGGTGACGTGACAAGTCAGGTGTACTGTTTGCGGGCCGGGGATGGGCGTATGGGTAGGGTGGAGGTGGTCGGTACACGTGTGTTCTCATGATGTTAGGGGCTGGATACTCCTGTGCCTGTTGTAACTGGACATTGGTAAGCTCCGGAACACTGACTGCCCCGACTACAGGTCTCCTCTCTGTGGGGTAGGGGTATGGAGAGGGGCTGTGGAAGCTGGAGCCCAAATGGAAGGGATAGTGGTGGTGCTGGGCTGCTCCACCATGCTCCCCTCTGATCTCTGGCTGGCTGTAAACTAGAGGGTCTGGTCTGCTGTAGGCGTATGAGTTTCCAATGTTCAGGTTCCTCATGGAGTGGCTCTGCCGGTGCTCTTGAGACAAAACCatacctcctcctgctcctcggGTCTTCTGACGCATCACTGTCTCATAATCAGGAGTGGCACGGTAGGAAGGTGGGATGAGAGCGCTGTGGCGATGTGAGGGAACATAGTCTGGCCTGGTGATATCACTAGTGATAGACGGGTTGGAGGACATGGGTGAGGGCTGCAGGTAGTGCTGGGGATTAGTTAGTGAGCTGGTGCTGTGGGCGCTGTACACGCTGCCATTACGTAAACGCCCTCCACTGCCATATTCCAGAGGAGAGCAGTCCAGGCTGGTCTGGGAGTGGTAGTAATAACCGTTCTGACTGTTCATGTACAAGTTGTCTGCAAGAGAGCAAAACAGTACTACATTAAAATCTAGCTGACGATGGTGCAGGCAATCACAGCGCAAAAAACTTATTAGCATCATGTAAAAACTTACAATGTGAGCAAATGTAAACCCAATGCACTCATTTTCAAGTTGCTAGTAGCAAGCCACTCTCTATATAGTTACCTTGTGACGATGTGTAAGGCTCTGTGAAATGGCCATTGTAGTGCATTTGTGGAGGGGGCATCATGTAGGCCTGAGGCTTTGGCTGTAAATCAACAAAGGAGGGATTCAGTTACAGCTCTG
Coding sequences:
- the ptpn21 gene encoding tyrosine-protein phosphatase non-receptor type 21, which codes for MPLPFGLKLKRTRRYTVSSKSCLVTRIQLLNGEFVEFTLSVESTGQECLEAVAQRLELREITYFSLWYFNKQNQQRWIDLEKPLKKQLDKYGLEPTVYFGVVFYIPSVTQLQQEITRYQYYLQLKKDVLEGRISCSLEQAIRLASLAVQADFGDFNRYDSQEFLQKFVLFPIDWIQDERVLEEATQKVALLYQSFRGLSAPEAEMLYMQEVEKMEGYGQESYQAKDSTGTDVSLGSCLEGIFVKHKNGRPLLLFRWNEINNMSHNRSFFALELTNREESVQFQTEDMETSKYVCRMCLARLKFYKINKSSLQTQPTVVNPVRRRSSTRISLPKPQAYMMPPPQMHYNGHFTEPYTSSQDNLYMNSQNGYYYHSQTSLDCSPLEYGSGGRLRNGSVYSAHSTSSLTNPQHYLQPSPMSSNPSITSDITRPDYVPSHRHSALIPPSYRATPDYETVMRQKTRGAGGGMVLSQEHRQSHSMRNLNIGNSYAYSRPDPLVYSQPEIRGEHGGAAQHHHYPFHLGSSFHSPSPYPYPTERRPVVGAVSVPELTNVQLQQAQEYPAPNIMRTHVYRPPPPYPYAHPRPANSTPDLSRHLYVSSSNPDLIITRRVHHSVQTFQEDSLPVAHSLQEVSEPLFSGPPQRHPYHAQKRNSIEIAGLAHSLEGIRVKERTMSSSAAETATPPPVLRGGRSQGSQLNVFLERTKTEDRGGIKEDVQYGHKKSLSDATMLVHSSGEEEEFEDDSGRHTPLSQDAVAAIVPDQPPQQHHSLTSLSSLTPQQQTPIEPPPAYPIGSSLDPSITSSLAYKVHPLIQESEPLYLLSDLRQPRIMPSVSEGDLSGQAKQKTKKDFKKRPVSDVPPGKKTVQGLPPPGMKKGARSEVKKMGPLKVAHLNGLSVSRQPMHDEVKDEPERASNDEKCKFLEQHMERGELLKEYESIPKRHPSAEYTIAQLPESGDKNRFQDVLPYDSTRVELVPTKENNTGYINASHIRIIVGGQEWSYIATQGPLPNTCQDFWQMVWEQGVSIIAMVTAEEESGREKSFRYWPRLGSRHNTVTYGRFKITTRFRTESSCYATTGLKIKHLLTGQERTVWHLQYTDWPDHGCPEDFKGFLTYLEEIQSVRRHTNSISDPKNTNLPVLVHCSAGVGRSGVVILSEIMIACLEHNETLDVPKVLLKVRAQRMMMVQTLAQYTFIYRVLIQYLRNSRLI